Proteins encoded within one genomic window of Amycolatopsis nigrescens CSC17Ta-90:
- a CDS encoding 3-oxoacyl-ACP synthase III family protein: MKQVSLIDSASYLPENEVGREYFERYARPDDPLLRHPMFRAPEFRRYAGRDETGADLIERAVAALAERQGLEAIQDVDVLITYNGLPDVPFLGSGAEVARRAGLRPSTILDVQNGHCSVLPHLLDLAGTLLQKEGARSALLCVGQTAGKIFTQPTVRVSAHASVPGDGAAAVLVRASDESPVLATAVHHYPEYAPDVGIALDDGRLYWEPGSAEMDIRFDSKKAENVVERGTKIVPEVVRQACDEAGVGVDQIDLLITNQPNRLLLRNWSRDLGVPPERHFDTFDRYGNLFGAGAPVNLDHAIRAGALSAGSLLVLAGFAGAGEMASAAVVRWGQGKSPAVAGSEETRS; encoded by the coding sequence ATGAAGCAGGTCAGCCTGATCGACTCGGCCAGCTACCTGCCGGAGAACGAGGTCGGCCGGGAGTACTTCGAGCGCTACGCCCGTCCCGACGACCCGCTGCTGCGGCACCCGATGTTCCGCGCCCCGGAGTTCCGCCGCTACGCCGGCCGGGACGAGACCGGCGCCGACCTGATCGAGCGGGCGGTGGCCGCGCTCGCCGAACGGCAGGGCCTGGAAGCGATCCAGGACGTCGACGTGTTGATCACGTATAACGGGCTGCCGGACGTGCCGTTCCTCGGATCCGGCGCGGAGGTGGCCCGGCGCGCCGGGCTGCGCCCGTCCACCATTCTCGATGTCCAAAATGGACACTGCTCGGTGCTGCCGCACCTGCTCGACCTGGCCGGCACGCTGCTGCAGAAGGAAGGCGCCCGTAGCGCGCTGCTGTGCGTCGGGCAGACCGCCGGCAAGATCTTCACCCAGCCGACCGTGCGGGTGTCGGCGCACGCGTCGGTGCCGGGTGACGGCGCGGCGGCGGTGCTGGTGCGGGCGTCGGACGAGTCGCCGGTGCTGGCGACCGCGGTGCATCACTACCCGGAATACGCCCCCGACGTGGGCATCGCGCTCGACGACGGCAGGTTGTACTGGGAACCGGGCAGCGCCGAAATGGACATCAGGTTCGACAGCAAGAAGGCGGAGAACGTCGTCGAGCGCGGCACGAAGATCGTGCCCGAGGTGGTGCGGCAGGCCTGCGACGAGGCCGGTGTCGGCGTCGACCAGATCGACCTGCTGATCACCAACCAGCCGAACCGGTTGCTGCTGCGGAACTGGTCCCGTGACCTCGGTGTCCCGCCGGAGCGGCACTTCGACACCTTCGACCGGTACGGGAACCTGTTCGGCGCCGGCGCGCCGGTGAACCTGGACCACGCGATCAGGGCCGGCGCGCTGTCCGCCGGATCGCTGCTGGTGCTGGCCGGGTTCGCCGGTGCCGGGGAAATGGCCTCGGCGGCGGTCGTCCGCTGGGGACAAGGGAAATCGCCCGCGGTCGCGGGCAGCGAGGAGACACGGTCGTGA
- a CDS encoding acyl carrier protein encodes MEVESIENKVMELLAEVLYLDVSKVDRNAEFEALGLDSVLAVEFVAQVKAQLGVAETIESLYEWKTPKAFIEHVRGQVVAGQAAP; translated from the coding sequence ATGGAAGTCGAGAGCATCGAGAACAAGGTCATGGAGCTGCTGGCCGAGGTGCTCTACCTGGACGTGAGCAAGGTCGACCGGAACGCCGAGTTCGAGGCGCTCGGGCTGGACTCGGTGCTCGCGGTGGAGTTCGTCGCGCAGGTCAAGGCGCAGCTCGGCGTGGCGGAGACGATCGAGTCGCTCTACGAGTGGAAGACCCCGAAGGCGTTCATCGAGCACGTCCGGGGTCAGGTGGTCGCCGGCCAGGCCGCGCCATGA
- a CDS encoding phosphopantetheine-binding protein — protein MTVRPDSTAVFAVLRENIVAVCPEIDEGEIRADRSMRDLGCDSLERLDIVVAALDELELELNPELLTDVRDIGGLVDALVSELDRVTS, from the coding sequence ATGACGGTCCGGCCGGACTCGACCGCCGTTTTCGCCGTGCTGCGCGAAAACATCGTCGCGGTCTGCCCGGAGATCGACGAGGGCGAGATCAGGGCCGACCGCAGCATGCGCGATCTCGGCTGCGATTCGCTGGAACGGCTGGACATCGTGGTCGCCGCGCTGGACGAGCTGGAGCTGGAACTGAACCCCGAGTTGCTCACGGACGTACGCGACATCGGCGGCCTCGTCGACGCGCTGGTGTCCGAGCTCGACCGGGTGACTTCTTGA
- a CDS encoding hydroxymethylglutaryl-CoA synthase family protein — MNDGPSVPVGIDAAGVYCGSAGVDVGDVFALRDLDTARLANLGMRHKGVAGAGEDVVAIAATAARPVVDALSERERAAVRTVVVATESAVDLSKSAAAQVHRLLDLPRQCRLFEVKQACYGGVAALRLATSLVRTEPGSTALVIAADVPVPAPSTYMEPSQGVGAVAALVAENPRMLSMDEGPAGCYSYETPDFFRPRGDVDVMDTDLSLMSYLDCLVGSFADYADRNPGADLLRSFDLLAMHTPFPGMVRGAHRSAMRKLTDLERGGDREDFERRVAQSLRLPEQVGNIYAATTLLAMLSAIAYAPSDDELRMGVFSYGSGCSSEFFGARVLPGARSRLAGLGLGDEFEARTRLSAEEYDAALAAMSEIGFGAMQAKTDPERLAGWGRGDRPRAVLTEIHDYRREYTWLSPR; from the coding sequence ATGAACGACGGGCCATCGGTCCCGGTGGGGATCGACGCGGCCGGCGTGTACTGCGGGAGCGCCGGCGTCGACGTTGGCGACGTGTTCGCGCTGCGCGACCTGGACACGGCGCGGCTGGCCAACCTGGGCATGCGGCACAAGGGGGTCGCCGGTGCGGGGGAGGACGTGGTGGCGATCGCCGCCACCGCGGCCCGTCCGGTGGTGGACGCGCTGAGCGAGCGGGAACGGGCCGCTGTTCGGACGGTGGTGGTGGCCACCGAGTCCGCTGTGGACCTGTCCAAATCGGCCGCCGCGCAGGTGCACCGGCTGCTCGACCTGCCCCGCCAGTGCCGGCTGTTCGAGGTGAAGCAAGCCTGTTACGGCGGCGTGGCCGCGCTGCGGCTGGCCACGTCGCTGGTGCGCACCGAGCCGGGCAGTACGGCGCTGGTCATCGCGGCGGACGTGCCGGTACCCGCCCCCAGCACGTACATGGAGCCGAGTCAGGGCGTCGGCGCGGTGGCCGCACTGGTCGCGGAGAACCCCCGGATGCTGAGCATGGACGAGGGGCCCGCCGGGTGCTACAGCTACGAGACCCCGGACTTCTTCCGGCCGCGCGGCGACGTCGACGTGATGGACACCGACCTGTCCCTGATGTCCTATTTGGACTGCCTGGTCGGTTCCTTCGCCGACTACGCCGACCGCAACCCCGGCGCCGACCTGCTCCGCTCGTTCGACCTGCTGGCCATGCACACCCCGTTTCCTGGCATGGTCCGGGGCGCGCACCGCTCGGCGATGCGGAAGCTCACCGACCTGGAGCGCGGCGGTGACCGGGAGGACTTCGAGCGCCGGGTCGCGCAGTCGCTGCGGCTGCCCGAGCAGGTGGGCAACATCTACGCGGCCACCACCCTGCTCGCGATGCTGAGCGCGATCGCGTACGCGCCGAGCGACGACGAGCTCCGGATGGGCGTGTTCAGCTACGGCTCCGGCTGTTCCTCGGAGTTCTTCGGTGCCAGGGTGCTGCCCGGTGCCCGTTCCCGGCTGGCGGGACTCGGGCTGGGCGACGAGTTCGAGGCCCGCACGCGGCTGTCCGCCGAGGAGTACGACGCCGCGCTGGCCGCGATGTCCGAGATCGGTTTCGGTGCCATGCAGGCGAAGACCGACCCGGAACGGCTCGCCGGCTGGGGCCGCGGTGACCGCCCGCGCGCCGTGCTGACCGAGATCCATGACTACCGCAGGGAGTACACATGGCTGTCGCCGCGGTGA
- a CDS encoding enoyl-CoA hydratase/isomerase family protein, with translation MAVAAVNTAPAVVVERQGVFTHLRLNRADAGNALSKETIDELTAELRAAERSRKCRALILSAAGGTFCSGVDLGRLVGDPDEAERVSVAFWELLTAWADSPLMTVATVARPVTGGGVGLVSACDLVFAGPAATFRLTELTLGLVPALIMPFVLARLGEQKLMRLAMSTEEIDAQVAVEQGLVDELLTDPGEVAARVLPALRRTSRAGYAELKACRRKLRPLPKNYPGYAIGLLRRTVEDPAFVAKIGELHRLGLIP, from the coding sequence ATGGCTGTCGCCGCGGTGAACACCGCACCCGCGGTCGTAGTGGAACGGCAGGGCGTGTTCACGCACCTGCGGCTCAACCGCGCCGATGCGGGCAACGCGCTGTCGAAGGAGACGATCGACGAGCTTACCGCGGAACTGCGGGCAGCAGAGCGATCCCGCAAGTGCCGAGCGCTGATCCTCAGCGCCGCCGGCGGCACGTTCTGCTCCGGGGTCGACCTCGGCCGCCTGGTCGGTGACCCGGACGAGGCGGAGCGGGTCAGCGTCGCCTTCTGGGAGCTGCTGACCGCGTGGGCGGACAGCCCGCTGATGACCGTGGCCACCGTCGCGCGGCCGGTGACCGGCGGCGGGGTCGGCCTGGTGAGCGCCTGCGACCTGGTCTTCGCCGGTCCAGCGGCGACCTTCCGGCTGACCGAGCTGACGCTGGGCCTGGTGCCCGCGCTGATCATGCCGTTCGTGCTGGCACGCCTCGGCGAGCAGAAGCTGATGCGGCTGGCCATGAGCACCGAGGAGATCGACGCGCAGGTCGCCGTCGAACAGGGCCTGGTGGACGAGTTGCTCACCGATCCGGGGGAGGTCGCCGCGCGGGTGCTGCCGGCGCTGCGCCGGACGTCGCGGGCAGGGTACGCCGAGCTGAAGGCGTGCCGGCGGAAGTTGCGGCCACTGCCGAAGAACTACCCCGGCTACGCGATCGGGCTGCTGCGGCGGACCGTCGAGGATCCGGCGTTCGTCGCCAAGATCGGCGAGTTGCACCGGCTGGGGCTGATTCCGTGA
- a CDS encoding polyketide synthase, translating into MSGPVSVAVTGRVALVTLADEEGRNAISASLADGLRTALDAAVADPAVHVVAVAGMASVFASGASREYLLKPERENVEPYVRAFLHCPLPVVAAMQGHAIGGGLTQGLYADVQVLSERSHYAANYLNYGLVPEYGTTWLLPEKLGPVLGAEMLYTARGYRGAELRARSAPVRVTAHEQVLPEALELARGIARAPRPALELLKRQLAAQTLARSDEAIAAETGPHEQSWHSAAFSHLVAQKYGDVEEIAR; encoded by the coding sequence GTGAGCGGCCCGGTCTCGGTGGCGGTCACCGGCCGGGTCGCGCTGGTCACGCTCGCCGACGAGGAAGGGCGCAACGCGATCTCCGCGTCGCTGGCGGACGGCCTGCGCACCGCGCTGGACGCGGCGGTCGCGGACCCGGCGGTGCACGTGGTGGCGGTCGCCGGGATGGCATCGGTGTTCGCCAGCGGGGCGAGCCGCGAGTACCTGCTGAAGCCGGAGCGGGAGAACGTGGAGCCCTACGTGCGTGCGTTCCTGCACTGCCCGCTGCCGGTGGTGGCCGCGATGCAGGGCCATGCGATCGGCGGTGGGCTGACGCAGGGCCTGTACGCCGACGTCCAGGTGCTGTCGGAACGTTCGCACTACGCGGCGAACTACCTGAACTACGGGCTGGTGCCGGAGTACGGGACCACCTGGCTGCTCCCGGAGAAGCTCGGTCCGGTGCTCGGGGCGGAGATGCTCTACACCGCCAGGGGCTACCGGGGCGCGGAGCTGCGGGCGCGTTCGGCGCCGGTTCGCGTGACGGCGCACGAGCAGGTGCTGCCCGAAGCGCTGGAACTCGCCCGCGGCATCGCCCGTGCGCCACGGCCCGCGCTCGAACTGCTGAAGCGGCAGCTCGCCGCGCAGACGCTGGCCCGCAGCGACGAGGCGATCGCGGCGGAGACCGGCCCGCACGAGCAGTCCTGGCATTCGGCCGCCTTTTCCCATCTGGTGGCCCAGAAGTACGGCGACGTGGAGGAGATCGCACGATGA
- a CDS encoding polyketide synthase: MSAVGLAPLALVGMASRVPGGSDVDELWETLSAGRPKFGPVPAERLSGYDEQTVGTGGLTAALMSDVDTFDAEFFDVGPRLAVWMDPQQRLLLETSWHAMESAGIPPGSLAGQDVGVFVASATSDFRDSTVRSGTMDRYSMVGSVTTYLANRLSYQYDFRGPSMTVDTACSSGLSALSLAASGLRAGEIDAALVGASNVCIGGWFSSALSYLGALSPTGRSRPFAADADGYVRGEGVVCFVLKRLDDALDAGDPVLAVVRGVAANHDGRCGGPVKTDPGSQARLLRKTLAQGGIDPASLGYLEAHATGTKMDGAELEGLRELCRGRAGGPPGRFAGPAGNLWIGSVKSVLGHLEGAAGAVSLAKAVLILRHEEIPASGGILAMEPDLEVRAQEPDTAAPALHWPGSASSPRRLGVSSFGLGGSNGHVVLEEAPAQATGHGSPSPVESLLPVPLSATDAESLTRVANRLADFLDSAKPDEFAAIAWTLQTGREHLAHRRVVPASSLDELRAGLRSLASGEPVRELQDCDGWLEGGTFDWRRLWHRPPERRVTLPGYPFRRTSLGFVPRQPQTGRS, from the coding sequence ATGAGCGCGGTAGGACTGGCTCCGCTCGCACTGGTGGGCATGGCGTCGCGGGTTCCCGGTGGCAGCGACGTGGACGAACTGTGGGAGACGCTGAGCGCGGGCCGGCCGAAGTTCGGGCCGGTGCCGGCCGAACGGCTGTCCGGCTACGACGAGCAGACCGTCGGCACCGGCGGGCTCACCGCCGCCCTGATGTCCGATGTGGACACTTTCGACGCGGAGTTCTTCGACGTGGGACCGCGGCTCGCGGTCTGGATGGACCCGCAGCAGCGGCTGCTGCTGGAGACGAGCTGGCACGCGATGGAGTCGGCCGGTATCCCGCCCGGCAGCCTCGCCGGCCAGGACGTCGGTGTCTTCGTCGCCTCCGCCACCAGCGACTTCCGCGACTCCACGGTGCGCAGCGGCACGATGGACCGGTACTCGATGGTCGGCAGCGTGACCACCTACCTGGCCAACCGGCTGTCCTACCAGTACGACTTCCGCGGGCCGAGCATGACCGTGGACACCGCGTGCTCCAGCGGGTTGAGCGCGCTCTCGCTCGCCGCGAGCGGCCTGCGGGCGGGGGAGATCGACGCGGCGCTCGTCGGCGCATCGAACGTGTGCATCGGTGGCTGGTTCTCCAGCGCGCTGTCCTATCTCGGTGCGTTGTCGCCCACCGGCCGTAGCCGCCCGTTCGCCGCGGACGCCGACGGCTACGTCCGTGGTGAGGGTGTCGTGTGCTTCGTGCTCAAGCGCCTTGACGACGCGCTCGACGCCGGTGACCCGGTGCTCGCCGTAGTCAGGGGAGTGGCGGCGAACCACGACGGCCGGTGCGGTGGACCGGTGAAGACCGATCCCGGCTCGCAGGCCCGGCTGCTGCGCAAAACGCTGGCACAGGGCGGGATCGACCCGGCGTCGCTGGGATATCTGGAGGCGCACGCGACGGGCACGAAGATGGACGGCGCGGAGCTGGAGGGACTTCGTGAGCTCTGTCGCGGCCGCGCGGGCGGGCCGCCCGGTCGGTTCGCCGGTCCGGCGGGCAACCTGTGGATCGGTTCGGTGAAGTCGGTGCTCGGTCACCTGGAAGGGGCGGCCGGCGCGGTGAGCCTGGCCAAGGCGGTGCTGATCCTGCGGCACGAGGAGATCCCGGCCAGCGGCGGAATCCTCGCCATGGAGCCGGATCTGGAGGTCCGGGCGCAGGAGCCGGACACCGCCGCACCCGCGCTGCACTGGCCGGGATCGGCCTCGTCCCCGCGCCGGCTGGGGGTCAGCTCGTTCGGCCTCGGCGGCTCGAACGGGCACGTCGTACTCGAAGAAGCGCCCGCTCAGGCGACCGGGCACGGCAGCCCGTCACCGGTGGAGTCGCTGCTGCCGGTACCGCTGAGCGCGACCGACGCCGAGTCGCTCACCCGGGTGGCGAACCGGCTGGCAGACTTCCTCGACAGCGCGAAGCCGGACGAGTTCGCGGCGATCGCCTGGACCCTGCAGACCGGGCGGGAACATCTGGCGCATCGCCGCGTCGTTCCCGCTTCTTCGCTCGACGAGCTGCGGGCCGGCCTGCGCTCGCTCGCGTCCGGCGAGCCGGTGCGGGAACTGCAGGACTGCGATGGGTGGCTCGAAGGCGGAACGTTCGACTGGCGGCGGCTGTGGCACCGGCCGCCGGAGCGCCGCGTCACCCTGCCCGGCTACCCGTTCCGCCGCACCTCGCTCGGGTTCGTGCCACGGCAGCCGCAGACGGGCAGGTCCTAG
- a CDS encoding beta-ketoacyl synthase N-terminal-like domain-containing protein, producing MRPSGVVVTGASVLNAVAEDLDAFTDALFAVRGGIRVREGMAGGWLPEFSVAGWAERHLAGDPAAAERLHAATRRAALPARTAACVGLAAVRHAGLTDTDETALIVAGNNLALDYHAEALRRFHERPGSMRPSHALNHLDTDAVGTVSETTGVAGEGWTTGAASASGTVAALLGARLIAAGELDSCLVVAPVAELSAAEFRAFQTSGAMARADGDAEPAELCRPFDRARSGFVYGQGAAAVLLESAEAARRRGAEALAEVAGWGQRLDARRGTAPNAAGQVRALRSALASAGVEPAEVDYVNAHGTGSVAGDPVEAEALAEVFGRTGRTGRTLVNSTKPLTGHCLSAAGLHELIATVLQLRGGFVHGNPCLHDPIDPGLGLLGTSTEKADLRIAVSNSVAFSGINAALVLRSVKP from the coding sequence GTGCGACCCAGCGGGGTGGTGGTCACCGGCGCGAGCGTGCTCAACGCCGTTGCCGAGGACCTTGACGCGTTCACCGACGCGCTTTTCGCCGTGCGCGGTGGAATCCGAGTGCGGGAGGGCATGGCCGGCGGCTGGCTGCCCGAGTTCTCGGTGGCCGGCTGGGCCGAACGGCACCTTGCCGGCGACCCCGCCGCGGCCGAGCGGCTGCACGCGGCCACCCGCCGGGCTGCGCTGCCCGCGCGGACCGCGGCCTGCGTTGGCCTGGCGGCGGTCCGCCACGCCGGGCTCACCGACACCGACGAGACCGCACTGATCGTGGCCGGCAACAACCTGGCCCTGGACTACCACGCCGAAGCGCTGCGCCGCTTCCACGAACGGCCCGGCAGCATGCGCCCGTCGCACGCGCTCAACCACCTGGACACCGACGCCGTCGGCACCGTCAGCGAGACGACCGGGGTGGCGGGGGAGGGCTGGACCACGGGTGCCGCCTCGGCCAGCGGCACGGTCGCCGCGCTGCTCGGCGCCCGGCTCATCGCGGCCGGCGAACTGGACAGCTGCCTGGTGGTCGCGCCGGTGGCCGAGCTGTCGGCCGCCGAGTTCCGAGCCTTCCAGACCAGCGGCGCCATGGCACGTGCCGATGGCGACGCCGAACCGGCCGAGCTCTGCCGGCCGTTCGACCGCGCCCGCAGCGGGTTCGTCTACGGCCAGGGCGCCGCGGCGGTGCTGCTGGAAAGCGCGGAAGCGGCGCGTCGCAGGGGAGCCGAGGCGCTGGCCGAGGTGGCCGGTTGGGGGCAACGGCTGGACGCCCGCCGCGGCACCGCGCCGAATGCCGCAGGGCAGGTGCGGGCGTTGCGCTCGGCGCTGGCTTCGGCCGGGGTCGAACCCGCCGAGGTGGACTACGTGAACGCGCACGGCACCGGTTCGGTGGCGGGCGACCCGGTCGAAGCCGAGGCGCTCGCGGAGGTGTTCGGTCGGACCGGTCGGACCGGTCGGACACTGGTGAACTCGACCAAGCCGTTGACCGGGCACTGTCTGAGCGCGGCCGGGCTGCACGAGCTGATCGCCACGGTGCTCCAGCTGCGCGGCGGTTTCGTGCACGGCAACCCCTGCCTGCACGACCCGATCGACCCCGGGCTGGGGCTGCTGGGGACGTCCACCGAAAAGGCCGACCTCCGGATCGCGGTCTCGAACAGCGTTGCGTTCAGCGGGATCAACGCGGCACTCGTGCTCCGGTCCGTAAAACCCTGA
- a CDS encoding quercetin 2,3-dioxygenase, which yields MTEPRHIPAGTGKSVWIGDSLHTIKTTGADTGGATSMIEITVPPGEGPPPHSHSNEDETVHVLAGRLAFVLGDREIVAGPGDFVFIPRDTVHAVRNVGEEVGRTVTTYVPGGMDEYFARVGSPAEPGEQPPAMNPDQLRAAVELAPEYGMTISMPAGFGPGGPSDPGGPGGPGN from the coding sequence ATGACAGAACCTCGCCACATTCCCGCGGGAACCGGCAAGTCGGTGTGGATCGGCGACAGCCTGCACACGATCAAGACCACCGGGGCGGACACCGGCGGCGCGACCAGCATGATCGAGATCACTGTGCCGCCGGGGGAGGGGCCGCCGCCGCACTCGCACAGCAACGAGGACGAGACCGTGCACGTGCTCGCCGGCCGGTTGGCCTTCGTGCTCGGCGATCGGGAGATCGTGGCCGGGCCGGGGGATTTCGTCTTCATCCCACGCGACACCGTGCACGCGGTGCGCAATGTCGGCGAGGAGGTCGGCCGGACGGTGACCACCTACGTGCCGGGCGGGATGGACGAGTACTTCGCCAGGGTGGGCAGCCCCGCCGAACCCGGCGAGCAGCCGCCCGCGATGAACCCGGACCAGCTGCGGGCCGCGGTGGAGCTGGCCCCGGAGTACGGCATGACCATCTCGATGCCGGCTGGTTTCGGCCCCGGTGGTCCCAGTGACCCCGGCGGCCCCGGCGGCCCCGGCAACTGA
- a CDS encoding methyltransferase, with protein sequence MSQQTTEAAEGSGLLMAAHDGFIQSRALQLAAELGIADLLADGGRSAEELATATETHRPALYRLLRLLAGSGVLTEVEHGRFELTPAGAELRADHPRSVKATLLSAKLFLPVYADAMYSLKTGEPAFPRSFGKPLFEYLQDHPDQSAHFHSAMADASRLETAALLDAYDFGGAGRLVDVGGGTGTLLGAILGAYPESTGVVFDQPHLAEAAAAQAAADGVTDRLTFTAGDFFGQEIPRDGDIYLLKSIIHDWPDEEAVRILRGCRQAMSPGSRLLLVERVLPPGGGSHPGHAMDFTLLVVLGGQERTEDEYAKLLAEAGLKCNGVTATASPMSVLEAVPLPD encoded by the coding sequence ATGTCGCAACAGACAACAGAAGCAGCCGAAGGCAGCGGCCTGCTGATGGCCGCGCACGACGGGTTCATCCAGTCGCGCGCGCTTCAGCTGGCCGCCGAGCTTGGCATCGCCGATCTGCTGGCCGATGGCGGCCGGAGCGCCGAGGAGCTGGCGACGGCCACCGAAACCCACCGCCCGGCGCTGTACCGGCTGCTGCGGCTGCTCGCCGGCTCCGGGGTGCTCACCGAAGTCGAGCACGGCCGGTTCGAGCTGACCCCGGCCGGCGCGGAGCTGCGCGCGGACCATCCGCGGTCGGTGAAGGCGACCCTGCTCAGCGCCAAGCTCTTCCTGCCCGTGTACGCCGATGCCATGTACAGCCTGAAAACCGGCGAGCCCGCCTTTCCCCGGTCCTTCGGGAAGCCGCTGTTCGAGTACCTGCAGGACCATCCCGACCAGAGCGCGCACTTCCACTCCGCGATGGCGGACGCGAGCAGGCTGGAGACCGCCGCGCTGCTGGACGCCTACGACTTCGGTGGCGCGGGGCGCCTTGTCGACGTCGGCGGCGGGACCGGCACGCTGCTCGGTGCGATCCTGGGCGCCTACCCGGAAAGCACCGGCGTGGTGTTCGACCAGCCGCACCTCGCCGAAGCGGCGGCGGCACAGGCGGCCGCGGACGGGGTCACCGACCGTCTGACCTTCACCGCGGGCGACTTCTTCGGCCAGGAGATACCGCGTGACGGCGACATCTACCTGCTGAAGTCGATCATCCACGACTGGCCGGACGAGGAGGCCGTGCGCATCCTGCGCGGCTGCCGTCAGGCGATGTCGCCCGGCAGCCGCCTGCTGCTGGTGGAGCGGGTGCTCCCGCCGGGCGGCGGGAGCCATCCGGGGCACGCGATGGACTTCACCCTGCTGGTGGTCCTCGGCGGCCAGGAACGGACCGAGGACGAGTACGCGAAACTGCTCGCCGAAGCCGGCCTGAAGTGCAACGGCGTCACCGCCACCGCTTCGCCGATGAGCGTGCTGGAGGCGGTGCCGCTGCCGGACTGA